Proteins from one Streptosporangium becharense genomic window:
- a CDS encoding ABC transporter permease, giving the protein MTSPGTTAAPRTTDPAAPEQAAAAARRLSLLNALFELRAFIALAVLIVVFGLLSDSFLTVPNLITMTKHVAINAVIALGMLLVILKGGIDLSVGSIVGLSGVVAGELLQGLNLGFLDLIAYPPVWGVIVLCVAVGMLVGLVNGVLVTRFRVAPFIATLGMLYVARGAALLISGGSTYPNLAGNPELGNTGFGLLGSGRPLGLPTSIWIMIVLAVLVTLLLVKTPFGRWLYATGGNERAAELSGVPINRVKTAVYVISGACAAVAGLIIASELTSAAPQAGETYELNAIAAVVIGGAALSGGRGTVRGTLLGAFVIGFLADGLVILGVSTFWQIVIKGAVIILAVMLDQGQQRFKRRGAAVSAVAASKQPEPAS; this is encoded by the coding sequence ATGACGTCCCCGGGCACCACCGCCGCACCGCGCACGACGGACCCCGCGGCGCCGGAGCAGGCCGCCGCGGCGGCGCGCCGCCTGTCGCTGTTGAACGCCCTGTTCGAGCTGCGCGCCTTCATCGCGCTCGCCGTCCTGATCGTCGTCTTCGGCCTGCTGTCGGACTCGTTCCTGACCGTGCCGAACCTCATCACGATGACGAAGCACGTCGCGATCAACGCGGTGATCGCACTCGGCATGCTGCTGGTCATCCTCAAGGGCGGCATCGACCTGTCGGTCGGCTCGATCGTCGGCCTGTCCGGGGTCGTCGCCGGTGAGCTGCTCCAAGGGCTCAACCTGGGCTTCCTCGACCTGATCGCCTACCCGCCGGTGTGGGGCGTCATCGTGCTGTGCGTCGCGGTCGGCATGCTGGTCGGCCTGGTGAACGGGGTGCTCGTCACCCGGTTCCGGGTCGCCCCGTTCATCGCGACGCTCGGCATGCTGTACGTGGCGCGCGGCGCCGCACTGCTGATCTCCGGCGGTTCGACCTATCCCAACCTGGCCGGAAACCCCGAGCTCGGCAACACCGGGTTCGGGCTGCTCGGCAGCGGACGCCCGCTCGGCCTGCCCACCTCGATCTGGATCATGATCGTTCTCGCCGTCCTGGTCACGCTGCTGCTCGTCAAGACCCCCTTCGGCCGATGGCTGTACGCCACCGGCGGCAACGAGCGGGCGGCGGAGCTGTCCGGCGTGCCGATCAACCGGGTCAAGACGGCCGTCTACGTGATCTCCGGCGCGTGCGCCGCGGTCGCCGGCCTCATCATCGCCTCCGAGCTGACCTCGGCGGCGCCGCAGGCCGGTGAGACGTACGAGCTCAACGCGATCGCGGCGGTCGTCATCGGCGGCGCGGCGCTGAGCGGGGGACGCGGGACCGTGCGCGGCACCCTCCTCGGCGCCTTCGTCATCGGCTTCCTCGCCGACGGCCTGGTCATCCTGGGCGTGTCGACGTTCTGGCAGATCGTCATCAAGGGAGCCGTCATCATCCTCGCCGTGATGCTGGACCAGGGCCAGCAGCGGTTCAAGCGGCGGGGGGCCGCCGTCTCGGCGGTGGCCGCCAGCAAACAGCCGGAACCGGCGTCCTAG
- a CDS encoding D-ribose ABC transporter substrate-binding protein, which yields MRRRGVGLALSLLAGTSLLAACGSTGAPAQSSPGAQAVSASPTGGGGGQAGGLIAIITPSHDNPFFKAEADSAKAKAEELGYETSVASHDDDPNKQSELIDAAISRQAKAIVLDNAGADASIGPVRKATEAGVPVFLIDREINATGVAKAQIVSNNSQGAQLAAQSFVEAMKEKGNYVELVGKESDTNASVRSKGFSDVISQYPDLKLVAKESANWDQQEAFTKMETIIQKNRDIQGVIAGNDTMALGAVAALKAAGMLDKVVVVGFDGSPDAIAAIKAGDMHATALQPAALAAQSAVEQADAFIKNGSTGKEEKQSIDCELVTKENADEFGVFGRK from the coding sequence ATGCGTCGCCGCGGTGTCGGCCTCGCGCTCTCGCTCCTCGCCGGCACCTCGCTGCTGGCGGCGTGCGGAAGCACCGGCGCACCGGCGCAGAGCTCGCCCGGCGCGCAGGCGGTCTCCGCCAGCCCGACCGGCGGAGGCGGCGGCCAGGCGGGCGGGCTGATCGCCATCATCACCCCGTCCCACGACAACCCGTTCTTCAAGGCGGAGGCCGACTCCGCCAAGGCCAAGGCCGAGGAGCTGGGCTACGAGACGTCGGTGGCCTCCCACGACGACGACCCCAACAAGCAGAGCGAGCTGATCGACGCCGCCATCTCCCGGCAGGCCAAGGCGATCGTCCTGGACAACGCCGGTGCCGACGCCTCGATCGGCCCGGTCCGCAAGGCCACCGAGGCCGGCGTGCCGGTCTTCCTGATCGACCGTGAGATCAACGCCACCGGCGTCGCCAAGGCGCAGATCGTCTCCAACAACTCCCAGGGTGCCCAGCTGGCCGCCCAGTCGTTCGTGGAGGCGATGAAGGAGAAGGGCAACTACGTGGAGCTGGTCGGCAAGGAGTCCGACACCAACGCCAGCGTGCGGTCCAAGGGCTTCTCGGACGTGATCTCCCAGTACCCGGACCTGAAGCTCGTGGCCAAGGAGAGCGCCAACTGGGACCAGCAGGAGGCGTTCACCAAGATGGAGACCATCATCCAGAAGAACCGCGACATCCAGGGCGTGATCGCGGGCAACGACACCATGGCGCTCGGCGCGGTGGCCGCGCTCAAGGCCGCCGGGATGCTCGACAAGGTGGTGGTCGTCGGCTTCGACGGCAGCCCCGACGCCATCGCCGCGATCAAGGCCGGTGACATGCACGCCACCGCCCTCCAGCCGGCCGCGCTGGCCGCGCAGAGCGCCGTCGAGCAGGCGGACGCGTTCATCAAGAACGGCTCCACCGGCAAGGAGGAGAAGCAGTCCATCGACTGCGAGCTGGTCACCAAGGAGAACGCCGACGAGTTCGGCGTCTTCGGCCGGAAGTGA